From the Psychrobacillus sp. FSL K6-4046 genome, one window contains:
- a CDS encoding heptaprenyl diphosphate synthase component 1 — protein MNESLIKHHLEKYKRDILMQIQHNTLLKYAGMPVIDEERLFFTLLPMLNGEQWDDSNNQATIAVSLIFAALAAHDLVKEQNATTKEQQLQVLAGDYYSGKYYQLLAKGKQLELIQIFSAGVSSITEHKTKFYDHLAYPFEDLIQSIQLIESKPIEQFMEYFSYHEYIFIMKEALLLIALRRELHAFENREETFYIRNSFLLQTKIDLLREEIETVENNLVREVRYSTILKENVKHAILERVTEQAIKSS, from the coding sequence ATGAATGAATCTTTGATAAAACATCATTTAGAAAAATACAAAAGAGATATTCTCATGCAAATACAACATAATACTCTGTTAAAATATGCAGGAATGCCTGTTATCGACGAAGAACGTTTGTTCTTTACGCTTTTACCCATGCTAAATGGAGAACAGTGGGATGACTCAAATAATCAAGCGACCATTGCTGTCTCATTGATTTTTGCAGCTCTTGCAGCTCACGATTTAGTCAAGGAGCAAAATGCGACCACCAAAGAGCAACAATTACAAGTATTGGCGGGAGATTATTACAGTGGAAAATATTATCAGCTGCTGGCGAAGGGAAAGCAGCTAGAGCTGATTCAAATTTTTTCTGCTGGAGTCTCATCTATCACAGAGCACAAAACAAAATTTTATGACCACCTAGCTTATCCTTTCGAAGACCTTATTCAGTCTATACAGCTGATAGAAAGTAAGCCAATCGAGCAATTCATGGAATACTTTTCGTATCATGAATATATCTTTATCATGAAGGAAGCATTACTCCTTATAGCCTTAAGAAGAGAGTTACATGCCTTTGAAAACAGGGAAGAAACATTCTATATCCGAAATTCCTTCCTGTTGCAGACAAAGATCGATTTGCTTCGTGAGGAAATAGAAACGGTAGAAAATAATTTGGTGCGGGAAGTGCGATACTCCACTATATTAAAAGAAAACGTAAAGCATGCTATTTTAGAGCGAGTAACCGAACAAGCTATAAAGAGCAGTTGA
- the mtrB gene encoding trp RNA-binding attenuation protein MtrB translates to MSSSDFIVIKAEEDGVQVIGLTRGTDTKFHHSEKLDTGEVMIAQFTEHTSAMKIRGKASIHTDNGIIKSESKK, encoded by the coding sequence ATGTCTAGTTCAGATTTTATCGTTATAAAGGCAGAGGAAGACGGAGTACAAGTGATCGGTTTAACCCGAGGTACGGATACAAAATTCCATCATTCTGAAAAGCTTGATACAGGTGAAGTGATGATTGCTCAATTTACAGAGCATACATCTGCTATGAAGATAAGAGGCAAAGCTTCCATTCATACAGACAACGGTATTATTAAAAGTGAATCTAAGAAATAA
- the folE gene encoding GTP cyclohydrolase I FolE, producing the protein MTKVDLKKIENAVTMILEAVGEDPNREGLLDTPKRVSKMYAEMFEGLHQDPKEHFKTVFHEEHEELVLVKDIPFFSMCEHHLVPFYGKAHVAYIPRDGVVTGLSKLARAVEVTARKPQLQERITSTIANDIMEMINPHGVYVVIEAEHMCMTMRGIKKPGAKTVTSVARGIYETDDIKRSEVLSFIQMK; encoded by the coding sequence ATGACGAAGGTCGATCTGAAAAAAATAGAAAATGCAGTAACAATGATTTTAGAAGCGGTAGGAGAAGATCCTAATCGAGAAGGGTTATTGGATACTCCAAAAAGAGTTTCTAAAATGTATGCTGAGATGTTTGAAGGACTACACCAAGATCCAAAAGAACATTTCAAGACAGTTTTTCATGAAGAGCATGAGGAATTAGTTTTAGTAAAAGATATACCTTTTTTCTCCATGTGCGAACATCACCTTGTTCCTTTTTACGGTAAGGCACATGTTGCATACATACCTAGAGATGGCGTTGTAACCGGCCTAAGTAAACTCGCTAGAGCCGTGGAAGTTACAGCAAGAAAGCCACAGCTTCAAGAAAGAATCACTTCCACGATTGCTAATGATATTATGGAAATGATTAACCCTCATGGAGTCTATGTCGTGATAGAGGCAGAGCATATGTGCATGACCATGCGCGGGATTAAAAAGCCTGGTGCCAAGACCGTTACTTCTGTAGCAAGAGGTATCTATGAAACAGACGATATAAAGCGCTCAGAGGTTTTATCATTTATCCAAATGAAATAA
- a CDS encoding HU family DNA-binding protein, whose amino-acid sequence MNKTELVNSVAEAAELSKKDATKAVEAVFESIQTALADGEKVQLIGFGNFEVRERAARKGRNPQTGKEIDIAASKVPAFKPGKALKDAVK is encoded by the coding sequence ATGAATAAAACAGAATTAGTGAACTCTGTTGCAGAGGCTGCAGAATTATCGAAAAAAGACGCAACTAAAGCAGTTGAGGCTGTATTTGAATCAATTCAAACTGCTCTTGCAGATGGTGAAAAAGTTCAATTGATCGGTTTTGGTAACTTTGAGGTTCGTGAACGTGCTGCACGTAAAGGACGTAATCCACAAACAGGTAAAGAAATCGATATCGCTGCTAGCAAGGTGCCTGCTTTCAAACCAGGTAAAGCACTTAAAGATGCTGTAAAATAA
- the spoIVA gene encoding stage IV sporulation protein A, with amino-acid sequence MSSKLYEQIAERTNGDVYLGVVGPVRVGKSTFVKRVMELVVLPNIVDESERLRAQDELPQSSPGNVIMTAEPKFVPAHGTNVYLGDEQLRLQIRLVDCVGYMIDGIKTHSGEEGQKLVHTPWHTEAIPFEEAARIGTDKVIRDHSTIGIVITTDGSVNNIPRVAAEKAEDEIIGQLKEIGKPFVIVVNSKTPGHLETLHLCEELQKTHEVPVIPVAVDRMTAEEIQYILQQALYEFPITDIELMKPDWTDVLEPDHFVNNQITTSLQEWLQIVSKMRDVKELAEKFKEVPFIKSAEVIEADPGRGSACIQIDLKPEVFQEVCDEWLDEPITSKKDWLLFVKEASTAKKTYHRFADALEAANTTGYGVSLPSIQDFQPTAPEIIKQNNFFGVSLKAKASSLHIIRVDMEAEFAPLLGSEFHSQQLLKDLKHGFLHDRDALWSTQVFGTSLLEVMKESIRYKTESVSQVAKKRMRQTIERMVNEGDRGMVTFIL; translated from the coding sequence ATGTCTAGCAAACTGTATGAACAAATAGCAGAAAGAACAAATGGTGATGTGTACCTTGGTGTAGTAGGTCCAGTTAGGGTAGGTAAATCTACGTTTGTAAAAAGAGTAATGGAGCTAGTTGTATTACCGAATATTGTTGACGAATCAGAAAGATTAAGAGCACAAGACGAACTTCCACAAAGCTCTCCTGGAAACGTCATTATGACAGCAGAACCTAAATTTGTTCCTGCTCATGGTACGAATGTATACTTGGGTGACGAGCAGCTTCGATTACAAATTAGATTAGTAGATTGCGTAGGGTACATGATTGATGGCATTAAAACCCATTCTGGAGAAGAAGGGCAGAAGCTGGTCCATACTCCTTGGCATACGGAAGCAATTCCGTTTGAGGAAGCTGCAAGAATTGGAACTGATAAGGTTATTCGGGATCATTCTACTATTGGCATTGTGATTACAACGGATGGTTCTGTCAATAATATTCCTAGGGTAGCAGCAGAAAAAGCAGAAGATGAAATTATAGGTCAGTTAAAGGAAATTGGAAAGCCATTTGTTATTGTCGTTAACAGCAAAACGCCAGGTCATTTAGAAACTCTTCATTTGTGCGAAGAACTTCAAAAAACTCATGAAGTACCTGTAATTCCGGTTGCTGTGGATAGAATGACAGCAGAGGAAATTCAGTACATACTACAACAGGCGCTATATGAATTTCCGATAACGGACATTGAATTGATGAAGCCTGATTGGACAGATGTACTTGAGCCAGATCATTTTGTTAACAATCAAATTACTACTTCCTTACAAGAATGGCTGCAAATTGTCTCCAAAATGAGAGACGTGAAGGAGCTTGCAGAAAAATTTAAGGAAGTCCCATTTATCAAGTCTGCAGAGGTTATAGAGGCAGATCCTGGTAGAGGGTCTGCTTGTATTCAAATAGATTTAAAACCTGAAGTATTTCAAGAGGTTTGTGATGAATGGCTTGATGAGCCAATTACTTCTAAAAAAGACTGGTTATTGTTTGTTAAGGAAGCGTCTACAGCTAAAAAGACATATCATCGGTTTGCGGATGCGCTAGAAGCAGCAAATACGACAGGATATGGTGTGTCACTTCCATCCATTCAGGATTTCCAACCTACTGCACCAGAAATTATTAAACAAAATAATTTCTTTGGAGTCAGCTTAAAAGCTAAGGCTTCTTCGCTTCATATCATTCGAGTGGATATGGAAGCAGAATTTGCTCCGCTTTTAGGGTCAGAATTCCACAGTCAGCAGCTTTTAAAAGACTTAAAGCATGGATTCTTACATGATAGAGATGCACTTTGGTCAACGCAGGTTTTTGGAACGTCTCTGTTAGAGGTTATGAAGGAAAGTATACGGTATAAAACGGAAAGTGTAAGTCAGGTTGCTAAGAAAAGAATGCGCCAAACAATTGAAAGAATGGTAAATGAGGGAGACCGTGGAATGGTTACCTTTATTCTATAA
- a CDS encoding DUF2768 domain-containing protein: protein MDKMWISFGSMGCMFMAMLLMFFVKTKIQNRFIKFIFGLVAYILLFIGFITMVYIIFNPTKA from the coding sequence ATGGACAAAATGTGGATATCCTTTGGTTCTATGGGATGCATGTTTATGGCCATGTTACTTATGTTTTTTGTAAAAACAAAAATCCAAAACAGATTCATAAAGTTTATATTTGGTCTGGTTGCATACATATTGCTTTTCATTGGTTTTATCACAATGGTTTATATCATTTTCAATCCAACAAAAGCCTAG
- a CDS encoding NAD(P)H-dependent glycerol-3-phosphate dehydrogenase has protein sequence MTNVTVLGAGSWGTALAMVLAHNSHDCLLWSHRETQTEEINQNHTNKKYLPDTILPENLKATSDLTQAIEHASIIVLAVPTKAIREVCQDIVKLMENKKLLVHVSKGIEPDSLKRISEMIAEEVPESMVEGIVVLSGPSHAEEVVLQHPTTITVASDNMMAAEKVQDLFMNNYFRVYTNDDVIGVEIGAALKNVIALAAGIVDGLGYGDNAKAALITRGLAEISRLGISLGAKPYTFSGLTGMGDLIATCTSVHSRNWRAGNLLGKGSSLDEVLEEVGMIVEGVRTTKAAFQLAQKQSIDMPITAALHSVLFEQVHPKQAVDSLMHRTKKNELEDYKTF, from the coding sequence ATGACAAATGTAACCGTTCTTGGAGCAGGTAGTTGGGGAACAGCTTTAGCGATGGTTCTTGCGCATAATTCTCATGATTGCCTTCTCTGGTCACACAGAGAAACTCAAACCGAGGAAATAAACCAGAATCATACCAATAAAAAATACTTGCCGGATACGATACTGCCTGAAAATCTTAAAGCTACAAGCGATTTAACTCAAGCAATAGAGCATGCATCTATTATTGTTTTAGCAGTACCTACAAAGGCAATTAGAGAAGTTTGTCAGGATATTGTAAAGCTGATGGAAAACAAAAAGCTTTTAGTGCATGTTTCGAAAGGAATCGAACCTGATTCCTTAAAGCGAATATCAGAGATGATTGCTGAGGAAGTTCCTGAATCTATGGTAGAGGGTATTGTAGTATTATCTGGCCCTAGCCACGCCGAGGAAGTAGTTTTACAGCATCCAACTACGATTACGGTGGCTAGTGATAATATGATGGCTGCAGAAAAAGTACAAGATCTATTTATGAATAATTACTTCCGTGTCTATACTAATGATGATGTCATTGGAGTAGAAATAGGGGCTGCCTTAAAAAATGTCATCGCATTGGCCGCTGGTATTGTAGATGGGCTTGGTTATGGTGATAATGCTAAAGCTGCACTTATAACTAGAGGTTTAGCTGAAATCTCAAGACTTGGTATAAGTCTAGGTGCCAAGCCGTACACTTTCTCTGGTCTGACAGGAATGGGTGATTTAATAGCAACGTGTACAAGTGTACATTCCCGTAACTGGAGAGCCGGTAACCTACTCGGTAAAGGCTCTAGCTTAGATGAGGTGCTAGAAGAAGTAGGTATGATAGTGGAAGGCGTTAGGACGACAAAAGCAGCGTTTCAGCTTGCACAGAAGCAATCTATTGATATGCCTATTACCGCTGCATTACATTCTGTTCTGTTTGAGCAGGTACATCCAAAACAAGCAGTTGATTCCCTAATGCATCGTACAAAGAAGAATGAACTGGAAGATTATAAGACGTTTTAA
- the der gene encoding ribosome biogenesis GTPase Der, which yields MTKPVVAIVGRPNVGKSTIFNRIVGERVSIVEDIPGVTRDRIYSSADWLTHEFNIIDTGGIELSDEPFLEQIKQQAEIAMDEADVIIFLTNGREGVTAADEYVAKILYKTKKPVVLAVNKIDNPDMREMIFDFYALGLGEPYPISGSHGLGLGDLLDEVAKNFPDMDEQEYGEEVIKFSLIGRPNVGKSSLINAFLGHERVIVSEIAGTTRDAIDTEYSFDDQDYVMIDTAGMRKKGKVYETTEKYSVLRALKAIERSDVVLVVLNAEEGIQEQDKKIAGYAHEGGKAVIIVMNKWDAIEKNDKTMSEMTKKIREHFQFLDYAPIVFVSAKTKQRVNSLFPVINQVSENHAMRVTSSVLNEVVEDAVARNPAPTDKGKRLRIYYATQVAIKPPTFVVFVNEPELMHFSYERFLENRIRESFDFEGTPIRIITRART from the coding sequence ATGACAAAACCAGTAGTAGCAATTGTTGGTAGACCTAATGTAGGTAAATCGACTATATTTAATCGAATTGTAGGAGAACGTGTATCCATTGTGGAAGATATCCCAGGTGTAACGCGTGATCGTATATATAGCTCAGCAGATTGGCTTACACATGAATTCAACATCATTGATACAGGTGGAATTGAATTGAGCGACGAGCCATTTCTAGAGCAAATCAAACAACAGGCTGAAATCGCTATGGATGAGGCAGATGTAATCATCTTCCTAACAAATGGTCGTGAGGGTGTGACAGCAGCAGATGAATACGTTGCTAAAATACTTTATAAAACAAAGAAGCCGGTTGTATTGGCGGTCAATAAAATTGATAATCCAGATATGCGCGAAATGATTTTCGACTTTTATGCCCTAGGATTAGGCGAACCATACCCTATTTCAGGTTCACATGGTCTAGGTCTAGGAGATTTGCTCGATGAAGTCGCTAAAAACTTCCCAGATATGGATGAACAGGAATACGGTGAAGAGGTTATTAAGTTTTCTCTTATCGGACGTCCAAATGTAGGGAAATCATCTTTAATCAATGCATTCTTAGGGCACGAGCGAGTCATCGTAAGTGAAATTGCGGGAACTACAAGAGATGCTATCGATACAGAGTACTCATTCGATGATCAAGATTATGTAATGATTGATACTGCTGGTATGCGTAAAAAGGGTAAAGTGTATGAGACAACTGAAAAGTATTCTGTACTTCGTGCATTAAAGGCAATTGAACGCTCAGACGTTGTTTTAGTTGTTCTAAATGCAGAAGAAGGCATTCAAGAGCAGGATAAGAAAATCGCTGGTTACGCTCATGAAGGCGGTAAAGCAGTTATTATTGTGATGAATAAATGGGATGCCATTGAAAAAAATGATAAGACGATGAGTGAAATGACTAAAAAGATTCGTGAGCATTTCCAATTTTTAGATTATGCACCAATCGTATTTGTATCAGCAAAAACAAAACAACGTGTAAATTCTTTATTCCCAGTTATCAATCAAGTAAGTGAAAACCATGCAATGCGCGTTACATCTTCCGTTCTAAACGAGGTAGTAGAAGATGCAGTAGCAAGAAACCCTGCTCCAACAGATAAAGGGAAAAGATTGCGTATTTACTATGCTACTCAAGTGGCCATTAAACCGCCTACTTTTGTTGTATTTGTTAATGAACCGGAATTAATGCACTTCTCTTATGAGAGATTTTTAGAAAATCGCATTCGTGAATCATTCGATTTTGAAGGCACGCCTATAAGAATTATTACTCGTGCTAGAACATAA
- the rpsA gene encoding 30S ribosomal protein S1 codes for MSEEMNLNTQEFKEGDLVKATVAQVDEKSIIVSIEGAPFDGIVPISELSSLHIEKASDSVSIGDELELMITKVEESNYVLSKRKVDAEKAWETLEKQFQSGEVIETEVKEVVKGGLVVDLGVRGFIPASLIEDYFVESFEDYKGRVLTFKIVELEKDKNRLILSHKAVVEDEKSVNKNKTLDNIKPGDIVPGTVQRLASFGAFVDIGGVDGLVHISQVSHEHLDNISDVLKEGQEVKVKVLSIDRDAERISLSIKDTLPGPWSDLEDKATKGSVLTGKVRRLVSYGAFVEVFPGVEGLVHISQIAHQHIGTPQEVLKEGQEVEVKVLDVNSKEKRLSLSIKELVKNEDEFNLADYQMPEESKGFSISDVLGDRLKDFTNK; via the coding sequence ATGTCAGAAGAAATGAACTTAAACACGCAAGAGTTTAAAGAAGGAGATCTGGTTAAAGCGACGGTTGCACAAGTAGATGAGAAATCAATAATTGTATCAATTGAAGGTGCACCTTTCGATGGTATAGTTCCAATTAGCGAGCTTTCTAGCCTGCATATTGAAAAAGCATCCGACTCCGTTTCCATCGGCGATGAACTTGAACTCATGATTACTAAGGTAGAAGAATCTAACTACGTTCTTTCCAAACGAAAAGTCGATGCTGAAAAAGCATGGGAAACGTTAGAAAAACAGTTTCAATCTGGGGAAGTTATTGAAACAGAAGTTAAAGAGGTTGTTAAAGGCGGACTAGTTGTAGATTTGGGTGTCCGTGGATTCATACCTGCTTCTTTAATAGAAGATTATTTTGTAGAATCATTTGAAGATTATAAAGGGCGAGTTTTGACTTTTAAAATCGTTGAATTAGAAAAAGACAAAAACCGATTAATTCTTTCTCATAAAGCAGTAGTTGAGGATGAAAAATCAGTAAATAAAAACAAAACGTTAGATAACATTAAACCTGGGGACATTGTTCCAGGTACAGTCCAAAGACTAGCTTCTTTTGGTGCTTTTGTAGATATTGGAGGCGTGGATGGACTTGTTCATATTTCTCAAGTATCCCACGAGCACTTAGATAACATATCTGATGTGTTAAAAGAGGGACAAGAAGTTAAGGTAAAAGTATTGTCTATAGATCGAGATGCAGAAAGAATTTCTTTATCTATTAAAGATACGTTACCTGGACCATGGTCTGATCTGGAAGACAAGGCTACAAAAGGATCTGTTCTAACTGGGAAAGTTAGACGACTAGTATCTTACGGTGCCTTTGTTGAAGTTTTCCCTGGGGTTGAAGGCTTAGTTCACATATCTCAAATTGCTCATCAGCATATCGGGACTCCTCAGGAAGTACTGAAAGAAGGTCAAGAGGTAGAGGTAAAAGTTTTAGATGTAAACAGTAAAGAAAAACGTTTATCTCTAAGTATTAAAGAGCTAGTGAAGAACGAAGATGAGTTCAATTTAGCTGATTATCAAATGCCTGAAGAATCCAAAGGTTTTTCTATTAGCGATGTTCTAGGCGATCGTTTAAAAGACTTTACTAACAAATAA
- a CDS encoding lysophospholipid acyltransferase family protein: MELYSFAKTIVFAALKPIYRFEVIGAENFPKEGGILLCSNHIENLDPPVVGINAPRPVNFMAKEELFRIPVLKSLLPGVRAFPVKRGMSDRDALRKALKLLKEGEVVGLFPEGTRSKDGKLGKGFSGAGFFALRGNANVVPCAIIGPYKPFRRLKIVFGEVIDMEPYRERRASADEVTEVIMEHIGKILDQYKTK; this comes from the coding sequence TTGGAACTGTATTCCTTTGCGAAAACAATTGTTTTTGCAGCGTTAAAACCAATATATAGATTTGAAGTAATAGGGGCTGAAAATTTCCCAAAAGAGGGAGGGATTTTACTATGCTCAAACCATATAGAAAATTTAGATCCTCCTGTCGTTGGGATTAACGCACCACGACCTGTTAACTTCATGGCAAAGGAAGAGCTTTTTAGAATACCTGTATTAAAAAGTTTACTACCGGGCGTAAGAGCATTCCCAGTAAAAAGAGGAATGAGCGACCGTGATGCGCTTCGAAAAGCGTTAAAGCTTTTAAAAGAAGGAGAGGTTGTAGGTCTTTTTCCAGAAGGAACAAGAAGTAAGGATGGAAAGCTAGGAAAAGGTTTTAGTGGTGCTGGTTTTTTTGCCCTTAGAGGAAATGCAAACGTAGTGCCATGTGCAATTATTGGGCCATATAAACCTTTTAGACGTTTAAAAATAGTTTTTGGAGAAGTTATAGATATGGAGCCGTACAGAGAAAGAAGAGCTTCTGCAGATGAAGTTACAGAAGTTATTATGGAACACATCGGTAAAATACTAGACCAATATAAAACTAAATGA
- the cmk gene encoding (d)CMP kinase, with the protein MMKQIQIAIDGPAAAGKSTIAKQTAELLGYTYVDTGAMYRAITYKALQLNINLQDGSKLTELLKDTSIELKPSSKGQLVFLDNVEVTDQIRSKEVTSNVSVVAAHADLREEMVKRQIEMGKSGGVVMDGRDIGTHVLTNAELKIFMSASVEERANRRFLENEKRGIHTSLEELIHDIALRDKLDSEREASPLIKAKDAIFIDTTSLTIHEVSNKIMQLAKERMV; encoded by the coding sequence ATGATGAAACAAATTCAAATAGCGATTGACGGTCCAGCAGCGGCGGGTAAAAGTACGATAGCGAAGCAGACGGCTGAATTATTAGGTTATACATATGTGGATACAGGAGCAATGTACCGAGCAATTACGTATAAAGCACTTCAACTTAACATAAATTTGCAAGATGGAAGCAAACTAACTGAGCTTCTAAAAGATACCTCTATTGAGCTTAAGCCATCTTCTAAAGGACAACTTGTGTTTTTAGATAACGTGGAAGTAACGGACCAAATACGTTCAAAAGAAGTCACTTCGAACGTATCAGTTGTAGCAGCACATGCTGATTTAAGAGAAGAAATGGTGAAAAGACAGATTGAGATGGGTAAATCTGGCGGAGTGGTAATGGATGGACGAGATATTGGAACACACGTCCTTACAAATGCTGAACTTAAAATATTTATGTCTGCAAGTGTTGAAGAAAGAGCAAACAGAAGATTTCTAGAAAACGAAAAAAGAGGAATTCATACAAGCTTAGAAGAATTAATTCATGATATAGCATTAAGAGATAAATTGGATAGCGAGAGAGAAGCATCTCCTCTCATCAAAGCAAAAGACGCTATTTTCATTGATACCACATCTCTTACGATTCATGAAGTTTCTAATAAGATTATGCAGTTGGCAAAAGAAAGGATGGTTTAA
- a CDS encoding flagellar brake domain-containing protein, which yields MQIKLGTNLIVEPTFTEKAEKYRCKVVDMDDHFIYVDYPIDTITNKTVVMMEGTQLRATFIEETKSVFAFPTEVLGRKLGQIPMIRLSYPDTEDFMKIQRRNFVRVVSPIDIAIQFGDEKYQSVTDDISAGGVAIILNEEVKFSGGDEVSLIIPLSFNNGEMRYVFTTALVIRIWERESLKIASLQFTNTDDLDRQQIVRFCFERQLLMRKKGLS from the coding sequence ATGCAAATTAAACTAGGAACAAATTTAATAGTTGAGCCAACTTTCACAGAGAAGGCTGAGAAATATCGTTGTAAAGTAGTAGATATGGATGATCATTTTATATATGTAGATTATCCTATAGATACTATTACCAACAAAACCGTTGTCATGATGGAAGGTACTCAGTTACGTGCCACGTTTATAGAAGAAACGAAATCTGTCTTTGCTTTTCCAACAGAAGTGTTAGGAAGAAAGTTAGGACAAATTCCAATGATAAGACTGTCTTATCCTGACACGGAAGACTTTATGAAAATACAGCGTCGTAATTTTGTAAGAGTTGTATCACCAATTGATATTGCTATTCAATTTGGAGATGAAAAATATCAATCGGTAACTGATGACATAAGTGCGGGTGGGGTAGCCATCATTCTAAATGAGGAAGTGAAATTTAGTGGTGGAGATGAGGTATCTTTAATTATTCCATTATCTTTTAATAATGGAGAAATGAGATATGTATTTACTACTGCTTTAGTCATACGCATCTGGGAGAGAGAATCGTTAAAAATTGCGTCTTTACAATTTACGAATACAGATGATTTGGACAGGCAACAAATCGTTCGTTTTTGCTTTGAAAGACAGTTGCTTATGCGAAAAAAAGGACTAAGTTAA
- a CDS encoding PepSY1/2 domain-containing protein — protein sequence MKKFGWVIAIAALAVFVVYHFSVQEQNTNLKNALASQYSNELNSASEKLTELSDSIDETLIFKDKESLDRPLEDVWRLSSDIRASISGLPIDQETSSSWLNYLTRIGNGATQVRTGKVPIEEWQGNMVSARENLRSLADQWAFTNRNDGNKDYIVSSFVQNKVNKENEKNWKSLGASVKAYTESDFPMTASETDQQKKKDLQHISDKPVSVEDVKAKFAKIFPELADAKIYVTESGKDAPYPFYHIEFHKDIRIGYADFTKKGGHLLSFLMERPFDKNTIDTESMKKNALDYMKKLGYTDTELIEFRENHIGWHLAFARKDAENDAIVYADGLQLKIAKDNGELLGLNAMEYIQEEKIAKQKVIPLDYKTIFADNLKIEEAKMAYVENDQLQQRLAYELLTRSEDIGTYRVYIDTESHEILHSEKLP from the coding sequence ATGAAAAAATTTGGATGGGTAATCGCTATAGCTGCTCTTGCCGTATTTGTTGTTTATCATTTTTCAGTACAAGAACAAAACACCAACCTTAAGAATGCTTTAGCAAGTCAATATTCGAATGAATTAAATTCTGCCTCCGAAAAACTGACTGAATTAAGTGATTCCATTGATGAAACATTGATATTTAAAGATAAAGAGTCATTAGATCGTCCGCTGGAGGATGTATGGAGACTGTCTTCAGATATTCGAGCATCTATTTCAGGGCTACCTATAGATCAGGAAACTTCCTCAAGCTGGTTGAACTATTTAACGAGAATAGGTAATGGAGCTACTCAAGTTAGAACAGGAAAAGTACCAATCGAAGAGTGGCAAGGAAATATGGTAAGTGCACGTGAAAATTTAAGGAGCTTAGCCGACCAATGGGCATTCACAAATAGAAACGATGGAAACAAAGATTACATTGTTAGTTCCTTTGTACAAAATAAAGTTAATAAAGAAAACGAAAAGAATTGGAAATCCCTTGGAGCATCTGTAAAAGCGTATACGGAAAGCGATTTTCCAATGACAGCAAGTGAAACCGATCAACAGAAGAAAAAAGACTTACAACATATTTCGGATAAACCAGTAAGCGTAGAGGATGTAAAAGCAAAGTTTGCAAAGATTTTTCCAGAACTAGCGGATGCCAAAATTTATGTTACAGAAAGTGGAAAGGATGCTCCATATCCCTTCTACCATATTGAATTTCATAAAGACATTCGTATTGGTTACGCTGATTTTACAAAAAAGGGAGGCCATTTATTATCCTTTCTAATGGAAAGACCTTTTGATAAAAATACTATTGATACGGAAAGCATGAAGAAAAATGCTTTGGATTATATGAAAAAGTTAGGGTATACAGATACGGAGCTTATAGAATTCCGTGAAAACCACATTGGGTGGCATTTAGCGTTTGCTCGGAAGGACGCAGAAAATGATGCAATCGTTTATGCAGATGGATTACAATTAAAAATTGCAAAAGACAATGGAGAATTACTAGGCTTAAATGCAATGGAGTACATTCAAGAGGAAAAAATAGCTAAACAAAAAGTAATTCCTTTAGATTATAAAACCATATTCGCTGATAATTTAAAAATAGAAGAAGCAAAAATGGCTTACGTTGAGAATGATCAATTACAGCAGCGTCTAGCATATGAGTTACTAACTCGAAGCGAAGACATTGGAACATATAGAGTGTATATTGATACAGAATCACATGAGATTCTGCATTCAGAAAAATTACCTTAA